The Electrophorus electricus isolate fEleEle1 chromosome 19, fEleEle1.pri, whole genome shotgun sequence genome has a segment encoding these proteins:
- the LOC118240135 gene encoding GTPase IMAP family member 4-like — MLFCLSVGAMDEWRIVLLGKTGDGKSSTGNLILGEKVFGTDCSPNSQTHECNLKTKSMNEKLITVIDTPGLFDTSLTSEELNSEILRCVTECAPGPHAFVIVLKVGRYTKHEIETVKKITESFGEDALRYAVVLFTFGDQLTEGQMIEDFVKQSTELQQLVNKCGGRVHVTDNKYWNGQQDEYRSNRVQVEKLLNTIEEMVRENRGECYTNEMLQLVHKVIHAECKALCEEGKEESDSIVREQAKKNVHTNLLTRLVGMGTGALTGAFLGLEAGALISASVPACTAGILGTSSAAGAIAGVISGNQGADGAKTVDVAMKMAYKETVEGAKEVINKIKELLS, encoded by the coding sequence ATGCTCTTTTGCCTCTCAGTAGGAGCGATGGATGAATGGAGGATTGTGCTTCTTGGGAAAACAGGTGATGGTAAAAGCAGCACTGGAAATCTGATACTGGGTGAAAAAGTATTTGGTACTGATTGTTCACCCAACTCGCAAACTCACGAATGCAACTTAAAGACAAAATCCATGAATGAGAAGTTAATAACAGTCATTGACACACCTGGGCTTTTTGACACTAGTCTCACTTCAGAGGAACTAAACTCTGAAATATTACGATGTGTTACTGAGTGTGCACCAGGCCcacatgcatttgtgattgTGCTCAAAGTTGGAAGATACACAAAGCATGAGATtgaaactgtgaaaaaaataacagagTCATTTGGAGAGGATGCACTAAGATATGCAGTGGTGCTCTTTACCTTTGGTGATCAACTCACTGAGGGCCAGATGATTGAAGACTTTGTGAAGCAGAGTACAGAGTTACAGCAGCTTGTGAATAAATGTGGAGGTCGTGTTCATGTCACTGATAATAAATACTGGAATGGGCAACAGGATGAGTACAGGAGCAACAGGGTTCAGGTGGAGAAGCTACTGAACACCATagaggagatggtgagggagaatAGAGGAGAGTGTTACACCAATGAGATGCTACAGCTAGTACATAAAGTTATACATGCAGAGTGTAAGGCTTTATGTGAGGAAGGTAAAGAGGAATCAGATAGCATTGTGAGAGAACAAGCAAAGAAGAATGTTCATACCAACCTGTTAACAAGGTTAGTGGGGATGGGAACAGGAGCATTGACAGGTGCTTTCCTTGGCCTTGAGGCTGGAGCCTTAATTTCAGCGAGCGTTCCAGCATGCACAGCAGGTATACTTGGAACATCAAGTGCAGCTGGGGCAATAGCAGGAGTGATTAGTGGTAATCAAGGAGCAGATGGGGCAAAGACTGTGGATGTTGCAATGAAAATGGCATATAAAGAAACAGTTGAAGGTGCAAAagaagtaataaataaaattaaagaactCTTATCTTAA
- the LOC118243041 gene encoding GTPase IMAP family member 4-like has product MDERRIVLLGKTGDGKSSAGNLILGEQVFGSKCSPNSQTQKCYLNTKPINEKLITVIDTPGFFDTSLTSEELNSEILRCVTECAPGPHAFVIVLKVGRYTKHEIETVKKITESFGEDALKYAVVLFTFGDQLPEGQMIEDFVKQSRELQDLVNKCGGRVHVIDNKYWNEQQDEYRSNRVQVEKLLNTIEEMVRENRGECYTNEMLQLVDKVIDAECKASCEEGKEVPDIKIVREQAKPRVHSNLLAKLVGTGTGALTGAFLGLGAGVLISASVPACTAGILGTSSAAGAIAGVISGNQGADGAETVDEAMKMAYKETVEGAIEVIDKIKELLS; this is encoded by the coding sequence ATGGATGAACGGAGGATTGTGCTTCTTGGGAAAACAGGTGATGGTAAAAGCAGTGCTGGAAATCTGATCCTGGGTGAACAAGTATTTGGTTCTAAATGTTCACCCAACTCACAAACTCAAAAATGCTACTTAAATACAAAACCCATTAATGAGAAGTTAATAACAGTCATTGACACACCTGGGTTTTTTGACACTAGTCTCACTTCAGAGGAATTAAACTCTGAAATATTACGATGTGTTACTGAGTGTGCACCAGGCCcacatgcatttgtgattgTGCTCAAAGTTGGAAGATACACAAAGCACGAGATCgaaactgtgaaaaaaataactgaatcaTTTGGAGAGGATGCCCTAAAATATGCAGTGGTGCTCTTCACCTTTGGTGATCAACTCCCTGAGGGCCAGATGATTGAAGACTTTGTGAAGCAGAGTAGAGAGTTACAGGACCTTGTGAATAAATGTGGAGGTCGTGTTCATGTCATTGATAATAAATACTGGAATGAGCAACAGGATGAGTACAGGAGCAACAGGGTTCAGGTGGAGAAGCTACTGAACACCATagaggagatggtgagggagaatAGAGGAGAGTGTTACACCAATGAGATGCTACAGCTAGTAGATAAAGTTATAGATGCAGAGTGTAAGGCTTCATGTGAGGAAGGTAAAGAGGTTCCAGATATTAAAATAGTGAGAGAACAAGCAAAGCCGAGAGTTCATAGCAACCTGTTAGCAAAGTTAGTGGGGACGGGAACAGGAGCATTGACAGGTGCTTTCCTTGGCCTTGGGGCTGGAGTCTTAATTTCAGCGAGCGTTCCAGCATGCACAGCAGGTATACTTGGAACATCAAGTGCAGCTGGGGCAATAGCAGGAGTGATTAGTGGTAATCAAGGAGCAGATGGGGCAGAGACTGTGGATGAGGCAATGAAAATGGCATATAAAGAAACAGTTGAAGGTGCAATAGAAGTAATAGATAAAATTAAAGAACTCTTATCTTAA
- the LOC118243042 gene encoding GTPase IMAP family member 4-like: protein MDERRIVLLGKTGDGKSSAGNLILGEQVFGSKCSPNSQTQKCYLNTKPINEKLITVIDTPGFFDTSLTSEELNSEILRCVTECAPGPHAFVIVLKVGRYTKHEIETVKKITESFGEDALKYAVVLFTFGDQLPEGQMIEDFVKQSRELQDLVNKCGGRVHVIDNKYWNEQQDEYRSNRVQVEKLLNTIEEMVRENRGECYTNEMLQLVDKVIDAECKASCEEGKEVPDIKIVREQAKPRVHSNLLAKLVGTGTGALTGAFLGLGVLISASVPACTAGILGTSSAAGAIAGVISGNQGADGAETVDEAMKMAYKETVEGAIEVIDKIKELLS from the coding sequence ATGGATGAACGGAGGATTGTGCTTCTTGGGAAAACAGGTGATGGTAAAAGCAGTGCTGGAAATCTGATCCTGGGTGAACAAGTATTTGGTTCTAAATGTTCACCCAACTCACAAACTCAAAAATGCTACTTAAATACAAAACCCATTAATGAGAAGTTAATAACAGTCATTGACACACCTGGGTTTTTTGACACTAGTCTCACTTCAGAGGAATTAAACTCTGAAATATTACGATGTGTTACTGAGTGTGCACCAGGCCcacatgcatttgtgattgTGCTCAAAGTTGGAAGATACACAAAGCACGAGATCgaaactgtgaaaaaaataactgaatcaTTTGGAGAGGATGCCCTAAAATATGCAGTGGTGCTCTTCACCTTTGGTGATCAACTCCCTGAGGGCCAGATGATTGAAGACTTTGTGAAGCAGAGTAGAGAGTTACAGGACCTTGTGAATAAATGTGGAGGTCGTGTTCATGTCATTGATAATAAATACTGGAATGAGCAACAGGATGAGTACAGGAGCAACAGGGTTCAGGTGGAGAAGCTACTGAACACCATagaggagatggtgagggagaatAGAGGAGAGTGTTACACCAATGAGATGCTACAGCTAGTAGATAAAGTTATAGATGCAGAGTGTAAGGCTTCATGTGAGGAAGGTAAAGAGGTTCCAGATATTAAAATAGTGAGAGAACAAGCAAAGCCGAGAGTTCATAGCAACCTGTTAGCAAAGTTAGTGGGGACGGGAACAGGAGCATTGACAGGTGCTTTCCTTGGCCTTGGAGTCTTAATTTCAGCGAGCGTTCCAGCATGCACAGCAGGTATACTTGGAACATCAAGTGCAGCTGGGGCAATAGCAGGAGTGATTAGTGGTAATCAAGGAGCAGATGGGGCAGAGACTGTGGATGAGGCAATGAAAATGGCATATAAAGAAACAGTTGAAGGTGCAATAGAAGTAATAGATAAAATTAAAGAACTCTTATCTTAA
- the LOC118240136 gene encoding GTPase IMAP family member 4-like — protein MDERRIVLLGKTGDGKSSVGNVILGEKVFPTGCSPNSQTQKCSFKTKSITEKLITVIDTPGLFDTSLTSEELNSEILRCVTECAPGLHAFVIVLKVGRYTKHEIETVKKITESFGEDAVRYAMVLFTFGDQLIEGETIEDFVKESRVLQQLVNKCGGRVHVIDNKYWNEQQDEYRSNRVQVEKLLNTIEEMVRENRGECYTNEMLQLVDKVIDAECKASCEEVYHDASGYVQNTQYYILGKVAADWFAEEALALLPIHCS, from the exons ATGGATGAACGGAGGATTGTGCTTCTTGGGAAAACAGGTGATGGTAAAAGCAGCGTTGGAAATGTGATACTGGGTGAAAAAGTGTTTCCTACTGGATGTTCACCCAACTCACAAACTcaaaaatgttcctttaaaacaaaatccattACTGAGAAGTTAATAACAGTCATTGACACACCTGGGCTTTTTGACACTAGTCTCACTTCAGAGGAACTAAACTCTGAAATATTACGATGTGTTACTGAGTGTGCACCAGGCCtacatgcatttgtgattgTGCTCAAAGTTGGAAGATACACAAAGCACGAGATCgaaactgtgaaaaaaataactgaatcaTTTGGAGAGGATGCAGTAAGATATGCAATGGTGCTCTTCACCTTTGGTGATCAACTCATTGAGGGCGAGACTATTGAAGACTTTGTGAAGGAGAGTAGAGTGTTACAGCAGCTTGTGAATAAATGTGGAGGTCGTGTTCATGTCATTGATAATAAATACTGGAATGAGCAACAGGATGAGTACAGGAGCAACAGGGTTCAGGTGGAGAAGCTACTGAACACCATagaggagatggtgagggagaatAGAGGAGAGTGTTACACCAATGAGATGCTACAGCTAGTAGATAAAGTTATAGATGCAGAGTGTAAGGCTTCATGTGAGGAAG TTTATCACGATGCTTCTGGCTATGTTCAAAATACCCAGTACTACATATTAGGTAAAGTAGCTGCTGATTGGTTCGCTGAGGAAGCTTTGGCTCTGCTGCCTATTCACTGTAGTTGA